A genomic region of Leptotrichia massiliensis contains the following coding sequences:
- a CDS encoding DUF898 family protein, with protein MENKSYFDGGLLSYIGWIILGSFITTCTFGICFPWALCMIYAWKINHTVVEGRRLKFNGSAAGLFGNWIKWLLLIIVTLGIYGFWVHIKLEQWKVKNTTFLN; from the coding sequence ATGGAAAATAAAAGTTATTTTGACGGTGGGCTGCTTAGTTACATTGGGTGGATTATTTTAGGCTCTTTTATAACAACATGTACATTTGGGATTTGTTTTCCTTGGGCATTGTGTATGATTTATGCTTGGAAAATAAATCATACTGTTGTTGAAGGTAGAAGATTAAAATTTAATGGTAGTGCAGCAGGTTTGTTTGGTAATTGGATAAAATGGTTATTGCTAATAATAGTAACATTAGGAATATACGGATTTTGGGTTCATATTAAATTAGAACAGTGGAAAGTAAAAAATACAACTTTTTTAAATTAA
- a CDS encoding C40 family peptidase encodes MRKNKFLTAVCMLSAFVGSNLHAKTSKTKKVDKSKTSHKPVKNRKSHSGSNTGIYGISSNNKSELIEIKMTELRQRHAKAMASGSTQERKKAAVERKLLTSYSKWRGTKYALGGDSKSGIDCSALTRRVYREAFNKELPRVSQQQIKQGTRVSAKNLKSGDIVYFTPDNRTSHTAVYVGNSLFINASSSKGVVMSSLKSPYWRKYFKYGVRVHNA; translated from the coding sequence ATGAGAAAAAACAAGTTTTTAACAGCAGTATGTATGTTATCAGCTTTTGTAGGTTCAAATCTACATGCAAAAACATCAAAAACTAAAAAAGTTGACAAATCAAAAACTTCTCACAAACCTGTAAAGAATAGAAAAAGTCACAGTGGAAGCAATACTGGAATTTATGGTATTTCTTCAAATAATAAAAGCGAACTTATTGAAATAAAAATGACAGAATTAAGACAAAGACATGCTAAGGCCATGGCTTCAGGTTCAACTCAAGAGAGAAAAAAAGCGGCTGTAGAAAGAAAACTTTTGACTTCATACAGCAAATGGAGAGGGACAAAATATGCTTTAGGAGGAGATTCGAAAAGTGGAATTGACTGTTCAGCCTTAACACGTAGAGTTTACCGTGAAGCTTTTAATAAGGAACTTCCTAGAGTTTCGCAACAGCAGATAAAGCAAGGGACAAGAGTTTCAGCTAAAAATTTAAAATCAGGAGATATTGTTTATTTTACACCAGATAACAGAACGAGCCATACAGCTGTTTACGTTGGGAATTCATTATTTATAAATGCTTCATCTTCAAAAGGAGTTGTAATGTCTTCATTAAAAAGTCCTTATTGGAGAAAATATTTTAAATATGGTGTGAGAGTTCATAATGCATAA
- a CDS encoding bifunctional metallophosphatase/5'-nucleotidase gives MTTENTDTALIKREASIKILGTSDVHGRVLAWNYAADEEDKSGSYAQISTLVKKIREKNKNVILVEVGDAIQDNWIEKFSMTPKHPIPKILNYMGYDIFVPGNHEFNFGMPILSNILRDMKCKKLTANLYYNENAENDTNFSKDKHRYLDATTIIEKDGVKIGIIGLSTPMSAQFEEDTGYLKDFYFVSPIKETQKQIKKLKEEGANAIVVVAHMGIENENGIPETGVRDLANAVPEIDVIIAGHMHQNIPKEIINGVLITEPHRYGTFVSEVDLKFEITGKNVCLIGKNSTTVSVKNEESDKRIEEIYKPFHNRLCRIADEEIGETLNDMIPQEKHHGISSAFSKDTGMSSFITDVELYYSGADVVSFAYNYENVKLDKGEIKRKDIVYNYRYTGGDVTIYEMTGKQLKDYMEWAADYFDTIRPGDTEYHYNPERANGKYVTFDIFGGVKYKIDLRNEKGNKITNLMLVNGTKITPEMKLKVGMNAYRFEQLARKGGIFDGQKIPVLWASKEIIGNIKGTIQNMMIDYIRDVKKGVIDGKSHNNWEIIGL, from the coding sequence ATGACAACAGAAAATACAGATACTGCTTTAATAAAACGAGAAGCAAGTATAAAAATACTAGGGACAAGCGATGTTCATGGAAGGGTGCTTGCTTGGAACTATGCGGCTGATGAAGAGGATAAGTCGGGTTCTTATGCACAAATTTCAACGTTAGTCAAAAAAATTAGAGAAAAAAATAAAAATGTGATTTTGGTTGAAGTTGGGGATGCGATTCAGGATAATTGGATAGAAAAATTTTCAATGACGCCAAAACATCCTATTCCTAAAATATTAAATTATATGGGATATGATATTTTTGTGCCAGGAAATCACGAATTTAATTTTGGAATGCCAATACTATCAAATATTTTACGAGATATGAAATGTAAAAAATTAACTGCCAACTTGTATTACAATGAAAATGCTGAAAATGACACTAATTTCTCAAAAGATAAGCATAGGTATTTAGATGCAACGACAATTATTGAAAAAGATGGTGTGAAAATAGGAATTATTGGATTATCAACTCCAATGTCGGCACAATTTGAAGAAGATACTGGCTATTTGAAGGATTTTTATTTTGTTTCACCTATAAAGGAAACTCAAAAACAAATAAAAAAACTGAAAGAGGAAGGTGCAAATGCCATTGTTGTTGTGGCTCATATGGGCATTGAAAATGAAAATGGAATTCCTGAAACTGGGGTAAGGGACTTGGCAAATGCTGTTCCTGAAATTGATGTAATTATAGCTGGACATATGCATCAGAATATACCAAAGGAAATAATTAACGGTGTTCTTATTACAGAGCCTCACAGATACGGAACTTTTGTTTCTGAAGTGGATTTGAAATTTGAAATTACTGGTAAAAATGTTTGCTTGATAGGTAAAAATTCTACAACTGTTTCTGTAAAAAATGAAGAATCTGACAAAAGAATTGAAGAAATTTACAAGCCGTTTCATAATAGGCTTTGCAGAATTGCAGATGAAGAAATTGGCGAAACATTGAATGATATGATTCCGCAGGAAAAACATCACGGCATATCGTCTGCCTTTAGTAAAGACACAGGGATGTCCTCGTTTATAACGGATGTGGAGCTTTATTACAGTGGAGCAGATGTTGTTTCATTTGCATATAATTATGAAAATGTAAAACTGGATAAAGGAGAAATTAAGAGAAAAGACATAGTTTACAACTACCGTTACACAGGCGGAGATGTTACAATTTATGAAATGACAGGGAAACAGTTAAAAGATTATATGGAATGGGCTGCTGATTATTTTGATACAATTCGGCCTGGAGATACTGAGTATCATTATAATCCAGAACGTGCCAACGGAAAATATGTAACATTTGATATTTTTGGCGGAGTGAAATACAAAATTGATCTAAGAAACGAAAAAGGCAATAAAATTACCAACCTGATGTTAGTCAATGGAACTAAAATAACGCCTGAAATGAAATTAAAAGTTGGAATGAATGCCTATAGATTTGAACAGCTGGCTAGAAAAGGCGGTATTTTTGATGGTCAGAAAATCCCAGTCTTATGGGCCTCAAAAGAAATAATTGGAAATATAAAGGGAACCATTCAGAATATGATGATTGACTATATTCGAGATGTAAAAAAAGGTGTAATTGATGGAAAGAGCCATAATAATTGGGAAATAATTGGATTATAA
- a CDS encoding MliC family protein, with protein sequence MKLTKKLTIIAIGILLLGCSLNGIAANKHKRIKRKNPVISYRKKAIVSQKFNCGKKQYVVNYITNDKVQLVDVVSNTKFQLDQVISASGSRYSNGEIEIHIKGNEALLNRDGKDISCNLVK encoded by the coding sequence ATGAAATTGACTAAAAAATTAACAATAATAGCTATAGGAATACTATTGTTGGGGTGTTCACTAAATGGAATTGCGGCAAATAAACATAAACGGATAAAAAGAAAAAATCCAGTAATAAGCTATAGAAAAAAAGCTATTGTTTCACAAAAATTTAATTGTGGTAAGAAGCAATATGTTGTAAACTATATTACAAATGATAAAGTTCAGCTGGTAGATGTTGTATCAAATACTAAATTTCAATTAGATCAAGTTATATCTGCGAGTGGTTCGAGATATAGTAATGGGGAAATTGAAATTCATATAAAAGGAAATGAAGCATTACTTAATCGAGATGGTAAAGATATTTCTTGTAATCTTGTAAAATAG
- the aphA gene encoding acid phosphatase AphA — translation MKKALLFLFAASVVFAAGPKVPYTHEGFYSTDKVQKAVHFVSVDDIKKSLEGKGPINVSFDIDDTLLHSSGYFIYGQHYFQIPGDKRGAVSYLYNQKFWDYVSENGDEHSIPKQSAKDLIKMHLERGDNVFFITGRTGHSKGKNYTSTKLSKTLQRYFELPKEVYVEYTADTPTGGYKYDKSFYIKKHNVSIHYGDSDDDILAARELGIRGIRVQRAYNSTNPQKMNGGYGEEVLINSAW, via the coding sequence ATGAAAAAAGCATTATTATTTTTGTTTGCTGCATCTGTAGTATTTGCAGCAGGACCAAAGGTTCCTTATACTCATGAGGGATTTTATTCAACAGATAAAGTTCAAAAGGCTGTGCATTTTGTGTCTGTTGATGATATTAAAAAAAGTTTGGAGGGTAAAGGTCCGATTAATGTAAGTTTTGACATTGATGATACATTACTTCATTCAAGCGGGTACTTTATCTATGGGCAACATTATTTTCAAATTCCAGGAGATAAAAGAGGAGCTGTAAGCTATTTGTACAATCAAAAATTCTGGGATTATGTATCTGAAAATGGTGATGAACATTCAATTCCAAAACAATCTGCAAAAGATTTAATCAAAATGCATTTGGAAAGAGGAGATAACGTATTTTTCATTACAGGAAGAACTGGGCACTCAAAAGGTAAAAACTACACTTCAACAAAATTATCAAAAACATTGCAAAGATACTTTGAACTACCAAAAGAAGTTTACGTAGAATATACAGCTGACACACCAACAGGTGGTTACAAATACGACAAATCATTCTACATCAAAAAACACAATGTTTCAATCCACTACGGTGACAGTGACGATGATATTCTAGCCGCAAGAGAGTTAGGAATCAGAGGAATAAGAGTTCAAAGAGCTTATAACTCTACAAATCCACAAAAAATGAACGGTGGATATGGAGAAGAAGTTCTAATAAATTCTGCATGGTAA
- a CDS encoding META domain-containing protein → MKKIFILIGIFSMFLVNCFILSAAQTVNLNGSSWQLSRIRQNGVNLEIPRNTKITVSFSGNKISGFSGINRYNGTYRVRNNTTLSTDISTTLMGGSEELMNFEMAFLDILQSSPKIDYNKGTLTLRNSNGDTLNFNKSSNSNNQSDENSLSRLTKELSGTDWKLINMNGKEVRNVGITISFSGNKINGNSGINSYFSDYIITAGNITIGTVGSTEMAGSDSLMKTERQYIELLQNAKKIELVNKTTLVLTTNRGKTLTFEKL, encoded by the coding sequence ATGAAAAAAATATTTATTTTAATTGGAATTTTTTCGATGTTTTTGGTTAATTGTTTTATATTAAGTGCAGCTCAGACTGTCAATTTAAATGGTTCTTCGTGGCAATTATCAAGAATTAGACAAAACGGAGTAAATTTAGAGATTCCAAGAAATACTAAAATCACAGTTAGTTTTTCAGGAAATAAGATAAGTGGATTTTCAGGAATAAACAGATACAATGGAACTTATCGAGTTAGAAACAACACTACTTTATCAACTGATATAAGTACAACATTAATGGGTGGTTCTGAAGAATTAATGAATTTTGAAATGGCATTTTTGGATATTTTACAATCTTCTCCAAAAATAGATTATAATAAAGGAACATTAACTCTGAGAAATAGTAACGGAGATACTTTGAATTTTAATAAAAGCTCAAATTCAAATAATCAGTCAGATGAAAATTCTTTATCACGTTTGACTAAGGAACTATCTGGAACAGATTGGAAACTTATTAATATGAATGGAAAAGAAGTAAGAAATGTTGGAATTACAATCTCGTTTTCAGGAAATAAAATAAATGGTAATTCAGGAATTAACAGTTATTTTTCTGATTATATAATAACAGCCGGAAATATCACAATAGGAACTGTTGGAAGTACAGAAATGGCTGGCTCTGACAGTCTAATGAAAACTGAAAGACAATATATAGAACTTCTACAAAATGCTAAAAAAATTGAATTAGTAAATAAAACAACTTTAGTATTAACAACAAATAGAGGCAAGACCTTGACTTTTGAAAAATTATAA
- the eno gene encoding phosphopyruvate hydratase → MTRIEDIYAREILDSRGNPTVEVEVYLEGGAMGRASVPSGASTGEHEAVELRDGDKSRYLGQGVLQAVENVNKVIAEHLIGFDALDQVAIDKAMIELDGTPNKGKLGANAILGVSLAVAKAAANQLGIPLYRYLGGVNAKELPVPMMNILNGGSHADSAVDVQEFMVQPVGAKTYKEALRMGSEIFHHLGKILKANGDSTNVGNEGGYAPSNINGTEGALDVISQAVEAAGYKLGEDITFAMDAASSEFATKNADGSYTYTFKREGGVVRNSDEMVEWYKHLTSKYPIVSIEDGLAEDDWDGFKKLTDAIGKDVQLVGDDLFVTNTVRLEEGIKKGIANSILIKVNQIGTLTETLDAIEMAKKAGYTAVVSHRSGETEDDTIADIAVATNAGQIKTGSASRTDRMAKYNQLLRIEDDLAEEAVYEGKKAFYNINIK, encoded by the coding sequence ATGACTAGAATTGAAGATATCTATGCAAGAGAGATACTTGATTCAAGAGGAAATCCAACTGTGGAAGTTGAAGTGTACTTAGAAGGTGGAGCAATGGGAAGAGCTTCTGTACCGTCTGGAGCATCAACTGGAGAACATGAAGCAGTTGAATTAAGAGATGGTGACAAATCTAGATATTTAGGACAAGGTGTGTTACAAGCAGTAGAAAATGTAAACAAAGTTATTGCTGAACACTTAATCGGATTTGACGCTTTAGACCAAGTAGCTATTGATAAAGCCATGATCGAGTTAGACGGAACACCTAACAAAGGTAAATTAGGAGCTAACGCAATTTTAGGTGTATCATTAGCAGTGGCAAAAGCAGCAGCTAATCAATTAGGTATACCTTTATACAGATATTTAGGTGGAGTAAACGCTAAAGAATTACCAGTACCAATGATGAATATCTTAAATGGTGGATCACATGCTGATTCAGCAGTAGACGTTCAAGAATTCATGGTACAACCTGTAGGAGCTAAAACATACAAAGAAGCATTAAGAATGGGTTCTGAAATTTTCCATCACTTAGGAAAAATCTTAAAAGCAAACGGAGATTCTACTAACGTAGGAAATGAAGGTGGATATGCACCATCTAACATTAATGGAACTGAAGGAGCTTTAGATGTAATTTCTCAAGCTGTAGAAGCTGCTGGATACAAATTAGGAGAAGATATTACATTTGCAATGGATGCTGCTTCATCAGAATTTGCAACTAAAAATGCAGACGGATCTTATACTTACACATTCAAAAGAGAAGGTGGAGTTGTAAGAAACTCAGACGAAATGGTTGAATGGTATAAACATCTAACTTCTAAATACCCAATCGTATCAATTGAAGACGGACTTGCTGAAGATGACTGGGATGGATTCAAAAAATTAACTGATGCAATCGGAAAAGACGTTCAATTAGTAGGAGATGACTTGTTCGTTACTAACACAGTAAGATTAGAAGAAGGAATCAAAAAAGGAATTGCTAATTCAATCTTAATTAAAGTAAACCAAATTGGTACTTTAACAGAAACATTAGATGCAATTGAAATGGCTAAAAAAGCTGGATATACTGCAGTAGTATCTCACAGATCAGGAGAAACTGAAGATGATACAATTGCTGACATCGCAGTTGCTACAAATGCAGGACAAATTAAAACAGGATCTGCATCAAGAACAGACAGAATGGCTAAATATAACCAATTATTAAGAATCGAAGATGACTTGGCAGAAGAAGCTGTTTACGAAGGTAAAAAAGCATTCTACAACATCAACATTAAATAA
- a CDS encoding adhesion protein FadA — protein sequence MKKVGILFVLLSALSFSAASAKSTKQAKQPSKQVANQTVTGRFNQLEAEYERLVNMENQEYSKLKANAEAAANRLAEKQAQKAQIEERIAKIEAAADSKAFKAQYSELAKQYKTVVKALDSEIKSLNTTVENFAAIEALKGN from the coding sequence ATGAAAAAAGTTGGAATTTTATTTGTACTTTTGAGTGCTTTATCATTCTCAGCTGCTTCTGCAAAATCTACAAAACAAGCAAAACAACCATCAAAACAAGTGGCAAATCAAACAGTAACTGGTAGATTTAATCAGCTTGAAGCAGAATATGAAAGACTAGTAAATATGGAGAACCAAGAGTACAGCAAATTAAAAGCAAATGCTGAGGCAGCTGCTAATAGATTAGCTGAAAAACAAGCTCAAAAAGCTCAAATTGAAGAAAGAATCGCTAAAATTGAAGCAGCAGCAGACTCAAAAGCATTTAAAGCTCAATATTCTGAGTTAGCAAAACAATACAAAACTGTAGTTAAAGCATTAGATTCAGAAATCAAATCTTTAAACACAACAGTTGAAAATTTTGCAGCTATAGAAGCATTAAAAGGTAATTAA
- a CDS encoding MazG nucleotide pyrophosphohydrolase domain-containing protein, with protein MDKKNNNSDDMTLKEVQYLIKRIEKGTLDETKDDKIKQNKKENGQRLVLKLIEEFGELAENIRKNVRYNGENIKGTIEEEVFDVFYYIIAIANDYEIDLEKIFYIKDELNEVKYGREFSIYEAREKWKNMKK; from the coding sequence ATGGATAAAAAAAATAATAACAGTGATGATATGACACTTAAAGAAGTGCAGTATTTGATAAAAAGAATAGAAAAAGGAACTCTGGATGAAACAAAGGATGATAAAATTAAGCAGAATAAAAAGGAAAATGGACAAAGACTTGTTTTAAAATTAATTGAGGAATTTGGAGAATTAGCTGAAAATATTAGAAAAAATGTGAGATATAATGGAGAAAATATAAAAGGTACTATTGAAGAAGAAGTGTTTGATGTTTTTTATTATATTATTGCGATTGCGAATGACTATGAGATTGATTTGGAAAAGATTTTTTATATTAAAGATGAATTGAATGAAGTAAAATATGGTAGGGAGTTTTCGATTTACGAAGCTAGAGAAAAATGGAAAAATATGAAAAAATAA
- a CDS encoding DMT family transporter, with protein sequence MQTQKKLRGMLLASLASSLWAISGISGEILFKKFNFSSDWLVSIRTLISGILLFLIVIFIEKKSVLKPLKNKRDCAGIILFGTAGMYLVQYTYFKTIELSNVSFATILQFTAPFFIFIYESIKNKKIPAVSTIILLFMTILGVVFIATKGNFSNLLISLEALLLGVISAIMIAFYSTYPKKLLKKYGSITVVGWGMIIGSIISNVIHPIWKIEGNVNAKSMIQVIIVVILGTSIAYLIYITSLNYISSSLAGILTAFEPVLAAILSVAIFGLKFSFIEIVGFILVFVSIFILEKRL encoded by the coding sequence ATGCAAACACAAAAAAAATTACGCGGAATGTTATTAGCTAGCTTAGCTTCTAGTTTATGGGCTATTTCAGGAATTTCTGGGGAAATTCTTTTTAAAAAGTTTAATTTTTCATCAGATTGGTTAGTTTCAATTAGAACATTAATTTCTGGAATTTTACTGTTTTTAATTGTTATTTTTATTGAAAAAAAATCTGTTTTAAAGCCATTAAAAAATAAGAGAGATTGTGCTGGAATAATTTTATTTGGAACAGCGGGAATGTATTTAGTTCAGTATACATATTTTAAAACAATTGAGCTCAGCAATGTTTCTTTTGCTACAATTTTACAGTTTACCGCACCATTTTTTATATTTATTTATGAATCTATAAAAAATAAAAAAATTCCAGCTGTTTCAACTATTATTCTATTGTTTATGACAATTTTAGGAGTTGTATTTATTGCCACTAAAGGAAACTTTTCAAATTTATTAATTTCACTAGAAGCGTTACTGCTAGGAGTAATTTCAGCAATTATGATAGCTTTTTATTCAACATATCCAAAAAAACTTTTGAAAAAATATGGAAGTATTACAGTAGTTGGATGGGGAATGATAATAGGTAGCATAATTTCAAATGTTATTCACCCTATTTGGAAAATTGAAGGAAATGTAAATGCAAAATCAATGATTCAGGTAATAATCGTTGTAATTTTAGGAACTTCCATAGCCTATTTAATTTACATTACAAGCCTAAATTATATTTCCTCTTCCCTTGCAGGAATTTTAACTGCTTTTGAGCCTGTACTTGCAGCGATATTATCAGTTGCTATTTTTGGTTTAAAATTTTCTTTTATTGAAATAGTTGGTTTTATATTAGTGTTTGTATCAATTTTTATTTTGGAAAAGAGATTGTAG
- a CDS encoding adhesion protein FadA has translation MKKKLAVLLGVLVLSSVSFAAPKPAAGGSSIENSLNSLENQLIKLQQMEDAKFREQEAQANAASQRLANYTAMQAKIDERLAEIEANTDTSIFGKEFKAKATEYKNLRNQLDKEIAREQQIIDNFELIKSLR, from the coding sequence ATGAAAAAAAAATTAGCAGTATTATTAGGAGTATTAGTATTAAGTAGTGTTTCATTTGCAGCTCCAAAACCAGCAGCAGGTGGATCATCAATCGAAAACAGCTTAAATAGCTTAGAAAATCAATTAATCAAATTACAACAAATGGAAGATGCAAAATTCAGAGAACAAGAAGCTCAAGCAAATGCAGCATCTCAAAGATTAGCAAACTACACTGCAATGCAAGCTAAAATAGACGAAAGACTTGCTGAAATTGAAGCAAATACAGATACAAGTATTTTCGGAAAAGAATTCAAAGCTAAAGCTACTGAATACAAAAACTTAAGAAATCAATTAGACAAAGAAATCGCTAGAGAACAACAAATTATCGATAACTTTGAATTAATTAAATCTTTAAGATAA
- a CDS encoding PhzF family phenazine biosynthesis protein, with protein MKQYIVDAFTDKVFSGNPAAICILDEWLSDDTMLLIARENNLSETAFAVKGEGNHYKLRWFTPGGEIDLCGHATLACAFVIMNYYEKNLKTVIFDTLSGKLTVNRKNGDLYELDFPAYDLKKVEITDKMIELIGKKPAEAYLGRDLMCVFDDEEFILSADLDSEKIKKLDGLLLHITAQHSNYSLNSKIKNTTDKIDCISRSFAPKLNVSEDPVCGSGHCHIAPYWMAKLQKENLIAYQASERSGTLYCTPADNGRIKMRGKAALFAISEIFI; from the coding sequence ATGAAACAATATATAGTTGATGCTTTTACAGACAAAGTTTTTTCAGGGAATCCAGCCGCAATCTGTATTCTAGACGAATGGCTTTCTGACGACACTATGCTTTTAATAGCAAGGGAGAACAATTTGTCCGAAACAGCCTTTGCAGTAAAAGGAGAAGGAAATCATTATAAATTACGCTGGTTTACGCCAGGCGGAGAAATTGACTTATGTGGACATGCCACACTTGCTTGTGCTTTTGTAATTATGAATTATTATGAAAAAAATTTAAAAACTGTAATTTTTGATACATTGAGCGGAAAATTGACTGTAAATAGAAAAAATGGAGATTTATACGAGCTTGATTTTCCTGCTTATGATTTGAAAAAAGTTGAAATAACTGATAAAATGATTGAATTGATTGGGAAAAAACCAGCTGAAGCATATTTAGGAAGAGATTTAATGTGCGTCTTTGACGATGAAGAGTTTATTTTAAGTGCTGATTTAGATTCGGAAAAAATTAAAAAACTTGATGGATTATTACTCCATATTACTGCTCAACATAGTAATTATTCTTTAAATTCTAAAATAAAAAATACAACTGATAAAATAGACTGTATTTCCCGTTCCTTTGCTCCAAAATTAAATGTTTCCGAAGATCCTGTCTGCGGCTCTGGGCACTGCCATATTGCTCCTTACTGGATGGCAAAACTGCAAAAGGAAAATTTAATCGCTTATCAGGCTTCAGAACGAAGCGGAACACTTTATTGCACTCCAGCAGATAACGGAAGAATAAAAATGAGGGGAAAAGCAGCTTTATTTGCAATTTCAGAAATTTTCATATAG
- the nadN gene encoding NAD nucleotidase — MKKLMLLGLAVSLFSTAGLEAKTIQGAKKQSPSTSFELNVAHINDHHSHLEEEKMPLKLNGKTVTVHIGGLPRVAQAIKNFRQGNKNTLVLHAGDALTGTLYYTLFEGKADAELMNAINFDVFTLGNHEFDDGNKLLRSFLDVLKIPVVSANVVPDKGSILEGKWKPYMIKNVGGQNIGIIGLDVVKKTKESSSPGDDIKFLDEVETARKYVNELQGKGINKIIIVSHSGYEKNVEIGEKVDGVDLIITGDTHYLLGKEFEQFGLVPEKEDYPKKVNSPNGNPVYIAEAWNYSYLLGQMKAKFDKNGVITELIPTPKVLIGDDFFEVKNAEGKAVQLDAKEKNEILNSIKNNKNIAAIKNDPTLAKLLERYQKEKTELGKRTVGKITEEILGGSDNRVPGPHNKDGSFATTLVAESVLHKLRNTGTGNVDFVIVNAGNVRITLNPGVFTYDLAYSLLPFTSNTVFITDITGAEVKQTLEDAIDYVLNGGSSGAFPYGAGIRYEATKEGTLGTRVKKIEVFDFKANKWVPIDAKKTYMLAVNSYIAKGKDGYTTLGKITAQKRGTDTHLSDTKIFIDYLKEKKEIGKPKSTNVIFKY; from the coding sequence ATGAAAAAATTAATGTTATTGGGACTGGCAGTCTCATTATTTTCTACAGCAGGTTTGGAGGCAAAAACAATTCAAGGGGCAAAAAAACAAAGTCCATCAACTTCATTTGAGCTGAATGTAGCTCACATTAACGATCACCATTCACATCTGGAAGAGGAAAAAATGCCTCTTAAACTCAATGGAAAAACTGTTACGGTACATATTGGAGGATTGCCAAGAGTGGCACAGGCAATCAAAAATTTTAGACAAGGCAATAAGAATACTCTTGTACTCCACGCAGGAGACGCGCTGACAGGGACGCTTTATTACACATTATTTGAAGGAAAAGCTGATGCCGAGCTTATGAATGCAATAAATTTTGATGTTTTTACATTGGGAAATCATGAATTTGACGATGGAAACAAACTTTTAAGATCATTTTTAGATGTCTTGAAAATACCAGTAGTTTCTGCAAATGTTGTGCCTGATAAAGGAAGCATTCTGGAAGGAAAATGGAAACCATATATGATAAAAAATGTTGGTGGGCAAAATATCGGAATTATTGGACTGGATGTCGTGAAAAAAACTAAGGAATCTTCTAGTCCGGGAGATGACATTAAATTCCTTGATGAAGTTGAAACAGCGAGAAAATATGTAAATGAGCTGCAAGGCAAAGGAATAAATAAAATAATAATTGTATCCCATTCAGGATACGAAAAAAATGTGGAAATTGGGGAGAAGGTTGACGGAGTTGATTTGATCATAACTGGGGACACTCATTATTTATTAGGGAAAGAATTTGAACAATTTGGATTAGTTCCTGAAAAAGAGGATTACCCTAAAAAAGTAAATTCACCTAACGGAAATCCAGTTTATATTGCAGAAGCATGGAATTATTCGTATTTATTAGGGCAAATGAAAGCAAAATTTGACAAGAATGGCGTAATTACCGAATTAATCCCAACGCCGAAAGTTCTAATTGGAGATGATTTTTTTGAAGTGAAAAATGCTGAAGGGAAGGCAGTTCAGTTAGATGCAAAAGAAAAAAATGAAATTTTAAATTCAATAAAAAACAATAAAAATATAGCTGCCATCAAAAATGACCCAACTTTAGCAAAACTTCTTGAAAGATACCAAAAAGAAAAAACAGAACTTGGAAAACGTACAGTTGGTAAAATTACAGAAGAAATTCTGGGAGGATCGGATAACAGAGTTCCAGGGCCTCACAATAAAGACGGTTCTTTTGCAACAACACTTGTAGCTGAATCAGTTTTACATAAATTAAGAAATACAGGAACTGGAAATGTTGATTTTGTAATCGTAAATGCGGGAAATGTAAGAATTACACTAAATCCTGGTGTATTTACTTATGATTTGGCATATTCATTACTGCCATTTACTTCAAACACAGTATTTATAACAGACATTACAGGTGCAGAAGTGAAACAGACACTAGAAGATGCAATTGACTATGTCCTAAATGGAGGTTCAAGCGGTGCATTCCCTTATGGTGCAGGAATTAGATACGAAGCTACAAAAGAAGGAACACTTGGTACAAGAGTCAAAAAAATAGAAGTATTCGACTTTAAAGCAAACAAATGGGTGCCAATTGACGCTAAAAAAACATATATGTTAGCTGTAAACTCTTACATCGCCAAAGGAAAAGACGGCTACACAACATTAGGGAAAATCACTGCTCAAAAACGTGGAACAGACACTCATTTAAGTGATACAAAAATATTTATAGATTATTTGAAAGAGAAAAAAGAAATAGGAAAACCAAAATCTACAAACGTAATCTTCAAATACTAA